The sequence below is a genomic window from Acidobacteriota bacterium.
GGTGCCCGACGCCGACATCCAGATCCTCACCACCGGCATGCGCCGCGGCGAGAAGATGCACGAGGCACTGACCTATGCCCACGAGGCGCTGGAGCCGACGCCGGTCGACGGCGTCAACCGCGTCACCAGCGCCGCCGCGGCCAGCGAGCTGCTCGACAAGCAATTGACCGTGCTGATCGAGGCTGCCCGCCGGCAGGACGCGTCCGAAGCGCTGCGCCTGCTCGGCGCGCTGGTGCCGGAATACGGCGCCGAACGCGGCCCGGACGCGCAGCGCCTCCCGGCCTGAGGCTCAGGCCACCACGATCGGCGAAAACGACCCGAAGATCATCCGGCCCATGTCGGCGCCGACCGTCGCCGGATTGTATTTCTCCATCCGCGGGTCGCCCATCACGGTCTCCCAGGCTTTCTTCTGCACTTCCGCGTTCGGCCAGTTGATCCATGAAAAGACCACCGTCTCGCCGGGCTTTTCGAGAATTGCCGTGTGGAACGAGTTCACCTTGCCCTGCGGCACATCATCCGCCCACGCATCAACCACCGACGTTGCGCCGTGCTCGAGGAACAGCTCCGCCATCTGCTTCGAGGCCGCGATATAATCCGCCCGCTTGTCCGCCGGCACCGGCAGCACCATCCCGTCGATGATGCCGGGCGTCGCCAGCGCATCGCCCAGCACAACATCAAATCCGCCCACAATCATCCGCATCCCGTCGAAGGGCATCCCACCGTCCATCTTCATGTCGGGGTCTTCCATCATCTTCTTGTTGCCGGCATCGCGCGTCGCGCGGTCAGGCCAGACGATCCATGAAAAGACCACCGACTCGTCGTCCTTCTTCATCACCGCCGAATTGAAGCAATTGGTCTTGCCCTTCGGCACCTCGACGCCCCAATTCTCCACGAACCCGATCGCGCCATGCTTCTGGAAAAAAGGCAGCGCATCGGCCGCCATCTTGCGGTAGGCCTCCTTGTTGGCGTTGGGGACCGGCAGGATAAATCCATCGATATACGGCATGTCTTCAGCTCCCTGACATTTGTGCCATGGCCGCGTCGCGCGCAGCCGCCATTTCATCGGCCGATTTCGGCGGCCAGACCGGCGTCGCCACGGACCACAAGTGCCCGAACGGATCCTTCACGACGCCGTAGCGGTCGCCCCAGAACTGGTCGGCCACCGGCATCACGACCTCGGCGCCTGCCTTCACAGCCTGCGCCACCACCGCGTCCACATCATCGACCATCAGGTGCAGCGTCACCGGGGAGCCGCCCAGCGACAGCGGCGAGACCCCGCCCATCTCCGGATACTCGTCGTTCAGCATCACCATCGCCCCGTTCAGGCGCACCGAGGCATGCATCAGCCGCCCGTCCGGCCCCGGCAGGCGCATCATCTCCTCGGCGCCGAAAGCCGTCACGTAAAAATCGATTGCCTTGCTGCAATCCCTGCAGGTGAGGTGCGGCATCAGCAATGCCACGCCCATTTCCGCTGCAATGTCCGCCACCGGCGGCCGCTTGTCCTTGCCCATCACCTGCTCCTTTTCCAGTTCATCCGTTTACGGACCGGTAGTGCGCCACCAGCGCATTCGCGTGCCCATGCCCCAGTCCGTGCTCCGCCTTCAGCGCCGAGACGATCTCCATATGCTTGCGCCCGTCCATGCCCTTGATGACATTCATCCAGTGGCTGACCGGCTTGCCATAGGTCTTCTCGATCGACGGGAAATATGACGCCGGCCCCTTCACCTTGTCCGCGCTCATGACACCGCCGCCTTGTCCTCGAACGCAGCCCGGATTGCCGCAAGATCGATCTTGCGCATCTGCAGCATCGCCGCGCGCGCCCGCCCCGCGGCCGCCTGGTCAGGATCGGCAAACATCCGCACCATCGGCTCCGGCACGATCTGCCAGGACACGCCATAACGGTCCGCCAGCCAGCCGCACATGCTCTCTTCGCCGCCGCCGTCCAGCAGCGCGCTCCACAGCCTGTCCGTCTCCGCCTGGTCCTTCGTCAGCACACTGATCGAGGCCGCCGGCGTCAGCTTGTAGTGCGGCCCGGCCGTCAGGTGCATCATCGGTGCGCCCGCCAGCGTGTATTCAACTACCATCGGGTCAGCGGCATTGCCATGGTCCATGATCCCGTCAATCCGGCTGTCCGGCAGCAGCGACACGTAATACTTTGCCGCCTCGACGCCGCCCTTGTCGAACCACAGGCAGGTGCGCACCTTCTTCTCAAGCAATCCCATACCGGTCTCCTCAGGTCGCCGCGGCCTGCGCGGCCTCAAACGCTTCAAAATGCTTCAGCTGCGCCGCCAGCGCTTTCCTGAACGCAGGCCGTCCAGTGCAACGGACACAGTAAGCCTCAAGTTCCGGAAAAGCCGCAAGATGCGGCGAGCCCGCAATCTCGCGCAGCACGCACGCCATCATCAGGTCGCCGGCGGAAAATTCGCCCTCCAGATAATCCTTCGAGCCCAGCCAGTCCGACAGGCGCTGCAGGCGCATCCGCAGGATCTCCGCCGCCTTCGCGCCGAAGCCTTTCGCCCAGGGCTCGGCCGCCCAGAATATTTCGGCACTGCGCACATTCATCACGAACGGCTCGACCGAATTCATCGCCGCAAACACCCAGCTCGCCGTGCGCGCCCGCGCGGCCTCACCGGCCGGCATCAGTGCTTTTGAACGCTCCGCAATCCGCAGCACGATCGCGCCGGATTCGAACATGTCGACCGGCCCGTCGCGATAGGCGGGCACCTGCGCAAACGGCTGACGGCGCAGGTGCGCCGGCGCGACCTTCTGGTCATGATCGATGATGTTTTCCGAATAGGCGAGCCCCGCTTCTTCCAGCGCCCAGCGCACGCGCAAGTCGCGCACGAAGCCCTGCGCGAAATCCGGAACCCAGTTGAATGCCGTCACCTCTGGCATGGCGCTTACCTCTTCCCTTCAAACGTTGCCTGCCTGTTCTCGTTGACAGATATGTTGATGTCAACCTACTTATCGGTCATGCGATCTGATTTGCCGCTCAGCGTCACGCACGAAGTCTACACGCGCTGCCTTTGCCTCAGCGTGCACCGCGCCGCGCGCGCCCTCGCCCGCAGGTTCGACGCGGCGCTTGCCCCGTTCGGCATCAGCCACGGGCAGTATTCCCTGCTGATGTCGCTCAACCGGCCGGACGCGCCGCGCCTTGGCGAGGCGGCGTCCTTCCTGGCGATGGACCGCACGACGCTGACGGCCAACCTGAAGCCGCTCGAAAAGCGCGGCCTCGTGCGGATCGTGC
It includes:
- a CDS encoding VOC family protein, with translation MGLLEKKVRTCLWFDKGGVEAAKYYVSLLPDSRIDGIMDHGNAADPMVVEYTLAGAPMMHLTAGPHYKLTPAASISVLTKDQAETDRLWSALLDGGGEESMCGWLADRYGVSWQIVPEPMVRMFADPDQAAAGRARAAMLQMRKIDLAAIRAAFEDKAAVS
- a CDS encoding DUF1428 domain-containing protein, whose protein sequence is MPYIDGFILPVPNANKEAYRKMAADALPFFQKHGAIGFVENWGVEVPKGKTNCFNSAVMKKDDESVVFSWIVWPDRATRDAGNKKMMEDPDMKMDGGMPFDGMRMIVGGFDVVLGDALATPGIIDGMVLPVPADKRADYIAASKQMAELFLEHGATSVVDAWADDVPQGKVNSFHTAILEKPGETVVFSWINWPNAEVQKKAWETVMGDPRMEKYNPATVGADMGRMIFGSFSPIVVA
- a CDS encoding MarR family transcriptional regulator, which translates into the protein MRSDLPLSVTHEVYTRCLCLSVHRAARALARRFDAALAPFGISHGQYSLLMSLNRPDAPRLGEAASFLAMDRTTLTANLKPLEKRGLVRIVPDEDDRRSRRLHLTDAGRDLLKLAVPVWRATHDEVDTHLPAGSKSLRPSLTRIAAAY
- a CDS encoding glutathione S-transferase family protein codes for the protein MPEVTAFNWVPDFAQGFVRDLRVRWALEEAGLAYSENIIDHDQKVAPAHLRRQPFAQVPAYRDGPVDMFESGAIVLRIAERSKALMPAGEAARARTASWVFAAMNSVEPFVMNVRSAEIFWAAEPWAKGFGAKAAEILRMRLQRLSDWLGSKDYLEGEFSAGDLMMACVLREIAGSPHLAAFPELEAYCVRCTGRPAFRKALAAQLKHFEAFEAAQAAAT
- a CDS encoding VOC family protein, whose product is MGVALLMPHLTCRDCSKAIDFYVTAFGAEEMMRLPGPDGRLMHASVRLNGAMVMLNDEYPEMGGVSPLSLGGSPVTLHLMVDDVDAVVAQAVKAGAEVVMPVADQFWGDRYGVVKDPFGHLWSVATPVWPPKSADEMAAARDAAMAQMSGS
- a CDS encoding DUF4287 domain-containing protein: MSADKVKGPASYFPSIEKTYGKPVSHWMNVIKGMDGRKHMEIVSALKAEHGLGHGHANALVAHYRSVNG